The Alnus glutinosa chromosome 1, dhAlnGlut1.1, whole genome shotgun sequence region GtgcccttcttttctttttgtggcgtgagttaattttttcttgaaaaattcGGTTATGCGATTATTTTGTATTGAGCAATTGACTCTGTAGGGTTCCTACATTGTATATTTTCTGAAATATCTGTACTTTCATATAGGGGCTCTACTTTGGCCGAGTTTCTCACTGGTGGAGACCCAGGAGGTGATGTTAAGAAATCTGTCAAGGAGTTGCAAGAGTATGACCCCAAGGCAGTGCTGCTGTGCAGAAGATTGGCAACTCACTACTCTAAGCAATTGTTTGAGATctacaagaacaaagaggaTCCTTTCTTTCTCCCTTCTTGACATGGCCTACAACAAATTGAACATATAGGTGCTACTAGTCAAAATCCTCCATAGAAGTGTGTCCTCGCGAATGGTGTTTTGTTAGTATATATGATATAAACATGTGTTTGCATGTCTATCAGAAGAACAGGTCGAGAatggtgttttgttggttttcCATTCTCTGTTAGGCCTTCTGGATAAGCATGTTTTATTTGTATGCATATGATAGAAGGATGTGCTTGCATGTCTATCAGAAGAACAGGTCATATGGATTTGTCCCTACGAACTGGCTTCATAGGTTGGTTGTATATATCAAGGTAATACTATAATTTGCTGGTGTCTATAGAAAAATTTAGTGAAAGTTTATAAACATCAACTCGTAATTTAGCAGAAGACTCCCTATGCCTATGAGCAATTTAAGTTATGAACTGGGCCTATTGTTCTGGCATGATCCGGCCATTGTATTTGTGGTGTTTTCAGATTGTTAAAACATCATTTCTCGCCGTAACAATTGTTATTCATTAAGAATCTCAAATAAAATCCCTCCAAACACCTTGTGCTCCTTCTAAGGAAATATATGAACAGTAGCCAGTAGGACATTCTTAGTGGATGATGATATTGTCAATAGCATGTATAGGATTCATAACGTACATAATAAAGTGCAAATAGTTTCAAGTTTACTTTGCGTTTGTGTTATACCAAGATTTTTGGCATTAATAAATACATAGTTTttattattcacaaaataaaaatcatacttTTAAATACTTGTTGCCTTGTGAcaaaatggggggggggggggggggggggggactacagctgcgcaaaaaaaaaaaaaaaactatttatgacatatataccaaatatgatttattttctttttcatttttcataatagttctttcttttctctgtcTGTAAATTCTGTTTAGAGttcttttaaggaaaaaaaaaaaaaaaaaaagatagaagaacTGGTTTAAAAGAGGTTgacattgtttttcttttctatgaaaataaatatgtgCTTAATCTAGAGATTCAAGAGACaaattatagattttttttttttttttttgtgtaatttgattctATTGACTACTTTCTTTTTGAAAGACTAGAATTCTGAATTtatgatatgtttttttttcataaaaaaaaaaaaaaaaaaaaaaaaaaaaaaaaaaaaaattgttcacaCGACAAGATAAAATCATGTGGTAACTACAAAAATGTGGCTCAACAATTTGAAGGACAATATTTTTGTAAACGACGTGTAGTAAgcctcattttttcttttctattttctctaaGCACTGTTTAGAGTGATAGGAGGATGTGTGGGTCCTCTTAAAGGAACTGACACGTCACATCCGCATTCGCTGCAGACTTCGTCACGAAATTCCGCTTACTTTCTTCGGTCTCATGGTGATTACCCTTTCCCTTCCAAAACCCCAAAGGAGTTCCGCTTTGAATCCCACATTCTATTGTAAGTTTTGGCGATTATTACTCTTTCTTAATACTACTTCTTAATGTATGTATTTGGTGCAGGAAAGTATCTTCATTTATTattgtggcttttttttttttttttgtttcactcTATCAAGTAATGGGGGGCGAAACCATTAAAGGCAAATAGTTGTAAGACGCTGAAATGGGTGTAGTTAATATGCAAAGTtcattgttttttgttgttgttgttgagcaTGAGGTTTTTCAGAGAGTTCTCTTTGGCTGCTGAGAAGActgagaaaaggaaaagaaaataataggatagaaaaaataaaactactcTGACCCATATAATTTTCAAGAGCAGAAAAATTTGTtcatggtatttttttttttttttttactgcaagataatgtttttctttctttgttttccaagTTGTATcggttttttattaaattttgaaatgcaattttttttttttttttttaagtgtaacAGCTTTCAATGGGTGATTTTGATTTAGGTAACTTTAAGGGAGGGTGGGTGGATATGGAGATGGATGTGGAAGAAGTGGAACATAAAGAAGTGCCAAAATGTGAATCTGAGGTATTATGCATGCAAGATTTGGTAGGTTGTGAATGCAGTGAATTGGACGAGAGGAGTAAGAAAGCTGAAGCGAGGTGTGTTGAGTTGGAATTGGatattcaaaaaaagaagagtgaGTACGAAGCGCTTGAGACCAAATTTAGGGTGTTGGAAGCTGACAAGCTTGCAATTGAGGATGAACTTAAGGCATTGAAGAGGGAGAATGATGAACTTAACAAGCTTGTTAGTGGCCTTGAAGGTGAAAGGAAGGTTAGTAGTGGAAGCGAGAGGGATATGGATAGGATTGTTGATTTGATAGAGGAGAATTGGGAGGAAGATAAGATTGTTCAGCTTTTGATTGAGATCAGGGTTTTGGAATGTGAGAAGGAGAGGGCCGAGAGTGAGGTTGAGGTttggaaagaaaagttcaaGGAGTTGGAGTCGCTGGTTTTAGTGTTAAATGAGAATTCAGTTTTGAGATGTGTAGAGTGGCCATTGATTGGTGGGAAAAAAAGGGGTTTTGGATTACAAAATGTTACTCATGATGTGAGAGTGAAGAAAGAAGCAGTTGAAGCAATTGAGACTTTGGTGAAGGTTGGCTCTACTATTTGTCATTCCCCTGGTAAAGGAATTGGTGATCTGCAAGCAGCAGGTACTAAATTACAGGACATCCTtattatttgtttcctttttaaaTACAAGCTTTAGGAGATTATGTTTAATTAGTTGAGCTCAATTACTTGAACACTCATGTCTTCTTAAGTTTTATGTAAATTGGGACAATAGCTGCAGAGGGGTGCACTTTATTGGTTGGGTTTGATTTgtataactgaaaattatgtaTGTCTAACTTAGACCTTCGGCATCTCCTCTGTGAGCCACTTTAGCCATGTGCATTATGACAATGGTTATGAAATCGTCAAATGTTATATTGTTGCATCTCCTCTACAAGCAACCCTTCCAACGTGTTACAGAGATTCCTAGTACAATGCATTAGTCTAAAGTGATTGCATGTTGCTGTTCTCCGATCAGTGGATGAAGTCTTTTTCTTCAGGGTGGTTGgagtttaattgttttttatatttcaatgcaTATCATATTGGCCTGAAGCCTTTTTTGCcaggaaagaaaaattattacatGATCCAATATTTAATGGCATTGCCTGATTGAGTGAGATGAGATAGTCTTTGACTGTGTTTGTTTTTCATTTCATGTTTTGTGGTAGGCACGCCTTTTAATGACTTTACATATAGCAAAGATGCTTGtatcaaggaagaaaagaaaggtctCTGTTTGGCATACGGTAGACAAGTTAGAAAACAATTGTCATTCGAAGAAGCTAGGAGCCCCAGCAAAAAGTTGGCTCCATCCACGCCAGCTGGTGCTAGACCAGCTTCTCTTGGCATCATTGATAGCAGTGATAGTGACGATGAGCAAACTACCCATATCCTATTACCTACTTCTAATGATGAGACAATCGACAAGGTTCACATTTCAGATGATTGCAAATTAGGATTATCTATGGgaagtgaaaaagaaaacattcaTGGGAATAGTTTGAAACAGATACATTATGACGTGAATGCTGAAGAAGATAAGGATGCTTGCAAAGAGAACCTTTTGTTTACTCTGACGCCCAAAAGAAAACGAGCTTCTAATATTGTTACTAGTGACACTGAGAGTGACGAGGATGATAATGTTCCGATCTCTAAACTCATTTCTAAACTCAAGCGGCTGCGTCTCCGGGAAAATGTTCCTGATGAAGTAGGTTCTGATTTGAATGACTGCTCAGTGACTGTTACTTCTCTAGGTGACAATGTCAAGGGTAGTGTTACCCCTCAAAGGCAGCATCTGATGAGTTTAAGAAAATCTGTAGGAAAAGGTGGGGCGGAAAGAAACTCTTCAAGTCAGGTCAGTAAAACTAAATATGATCGAGGAATCCCAACATGTGAGGATGCTGAAGATGATGATTCAGAAGAGTTTGGGTCAGACAGCGAGGGTGAAAGCTTGGGTGGATTTATTGTCAGTAGCTCTGATGTTTCTGATGCAGATGATGCTTGTAGTGAGACACAAGATGTATCAGATGAAACTATGGACTTTGATGAGATCTTGTCCATACTTCAACGGAAGAAAGATCAGAAATTAAAATGGGAGTTTGAGGCGGATATGCTTGCAGGCTTTGGAAAGGATACTGAATTGTGCATGAAGGCTGTATGTGCTCTCTATCGGCAGCAAACTTCTGAGGAAAAATCCAGCAAGGAAGCATTTTACTCCAATCACCGAGGCTTTGACAAGTTTGATGCTCCAAGGTATGCATCTGAATGCATAGTGctcatatatttttgttttacctGTTTGCAATCTGATGTAGGTAATTCGTTTTTCTTTTGGGATGCCATTTACTATTTGCTTCCTACTTTATCTAATGCAATGATAAGATGATGTAGattcatctttctttctttcaataaaCTTACCTCATTCTCAGTCCCTCAAATTCTTTGGATAAAGAATTTTTATCAGATATCCTGATTCTAAACTCCCCCTGTTATGAATTGGGCAAATTTCATTTTAGCTTTTTAATGGGCCAAATATTTCTCCTAACTGGTGCAATGAGCATCTAATCCTGAACTTCTTTTGCCTGAGAAAAAAAACTTTCCCTCCTCCATCACTTTACAATCTTCCTTAAGCTTTCCCATTTTGAACTTTCCAGTAATCATTTGGTTTAAAGGATAATTTCTGAATCTTTTGGTTTCAAATTTTCCACATTTtggccaaaagaaaaaattgtcaCATTCCAGACCAAGTAAATGTTGCTAGACTTTTCTGCCCAAGGCAAAACTTCAATCAATATAGCCCAACAGGAGTTTGAATCTTAGCCTGAATAATTCAGATTCCCCCACTTTGCACTATTtgtttatataaattatattgatTCTAACATTTGAAAATCTCCCGTGTTTCTACATGAACTCTTTGAGACACCCCCGCTTTTAATCTTTTCATTTATTGAACAAGTTGAGCAATATCTTGTCCCTGCATTTGGATCCAGATGTTTCTTCTGCGTAAGCACACGAGATTTCCAATTGGATCAGGTAGAAAATATAAcctaaatctaacattttccatatgCACCTAACTGGGTACGGATAGAGATCCTGCACAATACCCCTACCCAATTGCAGTATGTGAGTCAAGGGAAGGGTGTCACCTGCTTGGACAGGTGCCCGGACAGGTGGAGCAGGTGGGACCCTCTCctgcactcacatacccctaccCTCTTGCAGTGTAATAGGGCAAGAGAAGATGTTTTTTCAGATGCATCATATAGCTGATTTGTAATGATGTGCCATTTTCTTGTTTTGGCctgagtttatttttttagtgaaagCACTACATGTTTCTgtttcctttttcccttttcttgaAAACTAAAGTTATGCAATCATTTTGTATTGAGCAATTGACTCTGTTGGGTTCCTACATTGTATATTTTCTGAAATATCTGTACTTTCATACAGGGGCTCTACTTTGGCCGAGTTTCTCACTGGTGGAGACCCAGGAGGTGATGTTAAGAAATCTGTCAAGGAGTTGCAAGAGTATGGCCCCGAGGCAGTGCAGCTGTGCAGAAGATTGGCAAATCACTACTCAAAGCAATTGTTTGAGATctacaagaacaaagaggatcctctctttctcccttcttGACATGACCTGCAACAAATTGAAAGCAAAGATGTTACTGGTCAAAATCCTCCATAGAAGTGTTTCCTCGAGAATGGTGTTCCTGTTGGTTTTCCATTCTCTGCTAGGCCTTATTGTTTTGTTGTATATATGATTTAAGTGAATTTTATGTATGTCTATCAGAAGAAAAGGTCACAGGAAATCATTCCTACGAACAAGCTTCCTAGGTTGTTTGTATAAATCAATGTAATACTATAATTTTCTGTCGTCTATAATTTCATTTATCATTTTCGTAATTTGGAAAACATCAACATGATAGACGATATTCGTGTACAAAGGTTGTCACGAAAAACACTATTGGGACGACCTGTGAAGTTGGCGCCCCAATGATAATTATCCAAAGCTCCTCAAGGCTCAAACATCGAATAAGACATGGAGGATAGATTCGGCTGCTTTGCTAGTGAATTCTTTTTGTGCAAAAGATTCCAATAAATTCTggcaagaaaaatatttggagtactagcttttaaaataatgtttcttgcacaatttttatataactctaactactttttttttttttttttttttttcttctatgatcaaccattagatttgttttcctatttGTAAGCTctaaatatttaatggttgatctttaaaaaaagttgttataattgtgtaagagttgtgcaagaaacattactcatctCAATGTGACTATTACTTATCAACTATGCATTCGTACGTCAATTTGTAAGGAGACTGATAATAAAAGCAAGAAATATgtttactacaaaaaaaataaaaatgttggaCATATCAGCATTGTTATGCAATTGTTATGTAAGAGttatgcaaataacatatctctaatcactaattaattaaattggcaAGTCGGATTGCTTGCTTAATCATCTTACCAATAATAAGCATTACTCTTTTGGCAAGTGAGTTGTCACCTAAATTAATATTACAACCCTACCAATTCTGTATTGGTCCattctgaaaataaaaaataaaaaaaataaaaatcttttttttttttttttcaattgccaACCTATAATTTAAGTATGCGAATAGATTCTTCCTCAAGAACAAAGCATCATatacccccccaaaaaaaaattaggcatgCTGGCAAATAACAATGTACAGTTTGTCCTCCTCACAAACAGCTTGGAACTGCACTAAGCAATGAACAAAACCaacaaagcataaaaaataaacagcaaCAAAGCAACGTACAGCAAATGGCACAAAAGAAGTAAAGGCCACATGGGTGATGAGGTGTATTAGCAAAACTTTTGAGGTGCCACCCCACATTCTCATGCACAGTACAGAACAAGCTAGCCCTCTCGTCAAAGCTAATTATAAAAAGGATCCCTTCCTCGCACCCACattcaccaccaccacccttaattctctctctctcttttctacgTTAAGGCTCTCTCTtcctctcgatctctctctctctgagaagTAAAaaagacagagagaaagagaaagagagaaagaaaatggccGTTTCAGGGGCTTCATTCGGATTGGTGgctatcattttctttctcatcTTGCAAATGGCTCAGGCACAATCTCCCGCTCCCGCGCCCGCGCCCACTAGCGAcggtatcttttctttttattctcgtgtgttttctctttgatttctgATCAGCAAATACTTGAAAGCATAACGCGTTTATATTAAAACAAGTTTTACTTACTTTTCCCatacttgtttttctttttattattattatttttaaagggCCAACCAAACAACCTGGAAATATATGTTTGGAATCAAAACTtcttcatccatttttttttttttttttttcaagattctGTAAATTTTCATTAACAATGATGATGACGACGCCATATGTTCCTCTCTGTGTTTGCAGGGACCTCAGTAGATCAAGGAATAGCATATATGCTAATGCTGCTGGCGTTGGTACTCACCTATATCATCCACTAATGCACTCACTCCACGCTTCGTCATCCCCTTAGaagtttagtttttatttttcatcatgGATGTATTTTACATTATGTTGTTAGGAAAAGGTGAAAGAGTGTATTTGGAATGGGTGGTATCCACCAACTTGGGGAAATGGCGGGGAGAGATTTCATCAAATTAAAGCCCTATGTATGTACTTAATTTCATACCcaaatgacaattttattttattttatttttttttcattagaggttttttgaaaaaaaacatatttccACAACTTATCCCATAATTCTAGGGTGGTCTAAATTGTCTAACTACCATCGACATTCGATCTGGTGACAACTACCACTAGATCGGGTGATTCCAACACCGCCACGGTGGAGGTTTGGAGGTGGTGTCTAGGGGTGGCAATTCGTATTCACGTGTTGGATTCAGGTTGTGTCAAAACatatg contains the following coding sequences:
- the LOC133857898 gene encoding uncharacterized protein LOC133857898 isoform X2, translating into MEMDVEEVEHKEVPKCESEVLCMQDLVGCECSELDERSKKAEARCVELELDIQKKKSEYEALETKFRVLEADKLAIEDELKALKRENDELNKLVSGLEGERKVSSGSERDMDRIVDLIEENWEEDKIVQLLIEIRVLECEKERAESEVEVWKEKFKELESLVLVLNENSVLRCVEWPLIGGKKRGFGLQNVTHDVRVKKEAVEAIETLVKVGSTICHSPGKGIGDLQAAGTPFNDFTYSKDACIKEEKKGLCLAYGRQVRKQLSFEEARSPSKKLAPSTPAGARPASLGIIDSSDSDDEQTTHILLPTSNDETIDKVHISDDCKLGLSMGSEKENIHGNSLKQIHYDVNAEEDKDACKENLLFTLTPKRKRASNIVTSDTESDEDDNVPISKLISKLKRLRLRENVPDEVGSDLNDCSVTVTSLGDNVKGSVTPQRQHLMSLRKSVGKGGAERNSSSQVSKTKYDRGIPTCEDAEDDDSEEFGSDSEGESLGGFIVSSSDVSDADDACSETQDVSDETMDFDEILSILQRKKDQKLKWEFEADMLAGFGKDTELCMKAVCALYRQQTSEEKSSKEAFYSNHRGFDKFDAPRGSTLAEFLTGGDPGGDVKKSVKELQEYGPEAVQLCRRLANHYSKQLFEIYKNKEDPLFLPS
- the LOC133862480 gene encoding arabinogalactan protein 41-like produces the protein MAVSGASFGLVAIIFFLILQMAQAQSPAPAPAPTSDGTSVDQGIAYMLMLLALVLTYIIH
- the LOC133857898 gene encoding uncharacterized protein LOC133857898 isoform X1 — its product is MVITLSLPKPQRSSALNPTFYCNFKGGWVDMEMDVEEVEHKEVPKCESEVLCMQDLVGCECSELDERSKKAEARCVELELDIQKKKSEYEALETKFRVLEADKLAIEDELKALKRENDELNKLVSGLEGERKVSSGSERDMDRIVDLIEENWEEDKIVQLLIEIRVLECEKERAESEVEVWKEKFKELESLVLVLNENSVLRCVEWPLIGGKKRGFGLQNVTHDVRVKKEAVEAIETLVKVGSTICHSPGKGIGDLQAAGTPFNDFTYSKDACIKEEKKGLCLAYGRQVRKQLSFEEARSPSKKLAPSTPAGARPASLGIIDSSDSDDEQTTHILLPTSNDETIDKVHISDDCKLGLSMGSEKENIHGNSLKQIHYDVNAEEDKDACKENLLFTLTPKRKRASNIVTSDTESDEDDNVPISKLISKLKRLRLRENVPDEVGSDLNDCSVTVTSLGDNVKGSVTPQRQHLMSLRKSVGKGGAERNSSSQVSKTKYDRGIPTCEDAEDDDSEEFGSDSEGESLGGFIVSSSDVSDADDACSETQDVSDETMDFDEILSILQRKKDQKLKWEFEADMLAGFGKDTELCMKAVCALYRQQTSEEKSSKEAFYSNHRGFDKFDAPRGSTLAEFLTGGDPGGDVKKSVKELQEYGPEAVQLCRRLANHYSKQLFEIYKNKEDPLFLPS